The candidate division KSB1 bacterium genome contains the following window.
TAATAGAAGGAAAAGATTATTTACTTAGTTATGAAATGACTTAAATTTACAAACCTTGGAGAATACCGATGCTTAGACTCATTAGATGTTCAATTTATATATCAGTTTTTTGCATCGGGTCCCTGCTTGCGCAAACGGAACAAGGTATTAAGACCAAGCTGGCCATTCCTGATTCTAATCAAGTACAAATCCTGAAAACCAAGGATGGTTCTCAATTAATCGGCCGCATCGTAGAAATCCGTGAAACCGAAATTCAGTTCGAAACGCAATTTGGACGGATGACCATTCCTATTTCTCAAATTGAAAATATAACCACCACTAAGGAGACTTCCTTAAAGGACGGAAAATACTGGTTCCCGAATCCAAACCAGACGAGATTGTATTTTTCGCCAACCGGGCGAATGCTTAAAAAAGGCCAGGGATTTTTTGCGGATATTTACGTATTATTTCCTGGATTTGCTTATGGTGTTACTGATAATGTTTCAATCGGGGGTGGTATGTCTCTTGTTCCTGGAGTTGGCATCGAAAATCAGATTTTTTATTTTACACCAAAAATCGGCTTAGTTGCGAGCGAGACTATCAATTTTGCGGTCGGTGCTCTTATTTTAGCTATTCCTGATTTCGATGACGAAAGTGACTCGCCTTTTGTCGGTAGTTTTTATGGCGTCGGTACTTTTGGACCACCCGATCATAGTTTTACAATTGGCCTTGGTTATGGTTTTGTAGAAGACGACCTGGCCAATAAACCCATGTTTTTTTTCGGGGCAGATTTGAGAATATCCAGAAGAATAGCATTTGTAACTGAAAACTTTATCTTCCCTGAAGTAGATGACCCCGTGGTCTCCTATGGACTTCGCTTTTTTGGTGAGAAATTATGTGTTGACCTTAGTTTCTTTAATCCCTTGAGTGATGAGGCGATTTTCCCAGGATTTCCCTACATAGATTTTGTGGTTAATTTCTGAGCAATGACTGCTGATTTACAAAAACTCGCTGCAACTTTGCCGGATAAGCAGCTCTGGCTCGACACGCGCGGCTCGCTGCTTTCCAGATCTTGCGAACTCTTCGGGCTGACAAAAGAGAGTTTTGTGATTCGCAGATTCGATACTCCGCTGATTTGTGTTATTGGAAAGCCTGCAATCAGCGCCATTAAAGAGGCAGTCTCTAAATCCGTGGCAGAGGTCGAGGTCTTAACTTACCGGGAAAGCGTCGCGCATGTCGGCTCGGCTCTCAGCGATTGGCAGGAAGAAGCTGCAATAATTCATGAATTCTCAAATCCGCCGGACATAAAAGAAAAAATCACCGGACAGGTCAGATGGGCAAATGAAAACGAACTTTTGTGGCTGGAAGATGAGTTTCCAGAACTCGCTAAGGACCTTCTGGCAGCCTCCCCGTTTTCACCAATCGCAGCTTTTTTCGTTGAAAATAAACCGGTATCGTTTTGCTGTTCCACTTGTGAATCGGAATCCCTTTGGGATGTTTCCATTGAAACCCTGCCGGGCTACCAAAGAAAAGGGTTTGCAGAATGTTGCGCCAGGTTTATGATTCAACATATGTTTGAGAAGGGCAAGCAGCCTTCCTGGGGCGCATTGAAATCAAACACCGCCTCCCTCAATTTGGCCAAAAAACTAGGTTTTGTCCCGGTGGCGGAGCTTTATCTTTTTTCAAGACTTTCCTCATAAAGCTTCTAAAAGATTTGCATAACACTGATACAATTCTTATATTTTTTCAAAAAGAATAGTTGGTAATCCCACCCTTTTTGTCAAATGTCAAAAAGGGGTCTATCATTTGAGGTAAGTGCAAATCGAAAAAAACCCAATTAAACGCTTCGCCGAACTATTCGAGAAAATGCAGAAGACAGATGTTCAAGAACCAGCGGCCGTAACCCTGGCTACTGCAACTTCGGACGGCAAACCGTCGGCACGGGTGGTTTTGTTAAAAGGCTTTGATGAAAACGGATTTGTTTTTTACACTAACCTCGAGAGCCGCAAAGCAAAAGAGTTGCGGGCAAATCCGTTTGCAGCCCTCTGTTTTTATTGGGAGCCTATTCAGTATCAAGTGAGAGTGGAAGGTCCGGTTGAACGGGTCTCCGAGGATGAGGCGGATAGTTATTTTGCCTCCCGTGCCCGCGGCAGCCAGATTGGCGCCTGGGCATCAAAACAAAGTTCAACCCTTAAAAACCTTGAAGAATTAGATTCACGTTTTAAAAAATATGAAAAGGATTTTGAAGATAAGCCAATCCCCTGTCCGCCGTTTTGGTCCGGGTTTCGGTTGGCGCCGCAGCGCATTGAATTTTGGCAGCGCCAGGAGAACAGACTGCATGTGCGCGAACTTTTTACAAAAGATAAACATAATTGGTTAATTAGCACTTTATATCCATAATTTATTAAAGGAAACTCAATGAAACTACAAGTTCTACTGGTCGCACAATTGATGATTGTCTCAACGGTTTTGGCACAGGATTCTAAAATGAAATTATTGGGTGATTTCCAGGAAGGCTGGGAAAAAAACTGGATAGAGAGAAAATTTGCTGGACCGCCTGCAACATTTGAAATGGTTAAAGAAGATGCTGATTCAGTGCTTCAGGTGACAACCAATCGCTCCGGC
Protein-coding sequences here:
- a CDS encoding GNAT family N-acetyltransferase, which codes for MTADLQKLAATLPDKQLWLDTRGSLLSRSCELFGLTKESFVIRRFDTPLICVIGKPAISAIKEAVSKSVAEVEVLTYRESVAHVGSALSDWQEEAAIIHEFSNPPDIKEKITGQVRWANENELLWLEDEFPELAKDLLAASPFSPIAAFFVENKPVSFCCSTCESESLWDVSIETLPGYQRKGFAECCARFMIQHMFEKGKQPSWGALKSNTASLNLAKKLGFVPVAELYLFSRLSS
- the pdxH gene encoding pyridoxamine 5'-phosphate oxidase; translation: MQIEKNPIKRFAELFEKMQKTDVQEPAAVTLATATSDGKPSARVVLLKGFDENGFVFYTNLESRKAKELRANPFAALCFYWEPIQYQVRVEGPVERVSEDEADSYFASRARGSQIGAWASKQSSTLKNLEELDSRFKKYEKDFEDKPIPCPPFWSGFRLAPQRIEFWQRQENRLHVRELFTKDKHNWLISTLYP